The following are encoded together in the Desulfococcus multivorans genome:
- a CDS encoding polyhydroxyalkanoate synthesis regulator DNA-binding domain-containing protein: MSEAEKIVLKKYPNRRLYDTRNSTYVTLDDVTGLIRSGHQVEVIDLKTDQDVTAFILTQILMEQTKKNNKLLPESLLHLIIRSGENILSDYFEKYLEQSIQNYLSYKKNMEEQFRRCLELGIDLSGIAEKTLKQMTPFPQTPESPETAAPSENGKG, encoded by the coding sequence ATGAGCGAAGCGGAAAAAATTGTCCTGAAGAAATATCCCAATCGCAGGCTTTATGACACCCGGAACAGCACCTACGTCACCCTGGATGATGTTACGGGGTTGATTCGGAGCGGTCACCAGGTGGAGGTCATCGACCTCAAGACCGATCAGGACGTAACGGCATTCATCCTGACCCAGATCCTGATGGAGCAGACGAAAAAAAACAACAAGCTGTTGCCGGAATCCCTTCTCCATTTGATTATTCGGTCCGGAGAAAACATTCTCAGCGATTACTTCGAAAAATACCTGGAGCAGAGTATCCAGAATTATCTGTCCTATAAAAAGAATATGGAGGAACAGTTCCGGCGGTGTCTCGAGCTGGGTATCGACCTTTCAGGTATCGCCGAGAAGACACTGAAGCAGATGACGCCTTTTCCCCAAACTCCTGAATCCCCCGAAACGGCCGCGCCGTCGGAAAACGGGAAAGGATGA
- the carB gene encoding carbamoyl-phosphate synthase large subunit, protein MPKRTDIQKILIIGAGPIIISQACEFDYSGTQACKALREEGYEVILVNSNPATIMTDPETAHRTYIEPVIPEVVARIIEYERPDALLPTLGGQTGLNTAIGVARMGVLERYGVEMIGASVDAINKAEDRDLFRKAMNNIGLRIPRSGIANSMADVRAIVEEIGFPIIIRPAFTLGGTGGGVAYNPEELDFYAKAGLDASLISQVMLEESVLGWKEYELEVMRDKNDNVVIICSIENLDPMGVHTGDSITVAPIQTLTDREYQMLRNAAIDIMREIGVDTGGSNVQFAVNPKTGEMIVVEMNPRVSRSSALASKATGYPIAKIAAKLAVGYTLDELPNDITGGTAASFEPTLDYCVVKIPRWTFEKFPETRDYLTTAMKSVGETMSIGRNFREAFQKAVRSLEIGRQGLGADGKDVVDLEGRFPTREAIEKNLATPNSQRLFYLRYAFLCGLSVEDIQRLTGIDPWFLHQIRQIVELEETLRPAEDAPGEYRLDPSLLRKAKSWGFSDIQLAYLTRRTERDIERERKAAGIRPVYKLVDTCAAEFKAATPYYYSTYETENEARVSDRKKVVILGGGPNRIGQGIEFDYCCVHASFALREMGVESIMVNSNPETVSTDYDTSDKLYFEPLTREDVLHIVETEKPFGVIVQFGGQTPLNLAVPLAEAGVPILGTQPASIDLAEDRELFQAMLNRLGLKQPANGTAVNVAEARRVAAEIGYPVMVRPSYVLGGRAMKIVYTPEELEDFTRLAILASPGHPILIDKFLENAVEIDVDALSDGRRTFIGGIMEHIEAAGVHSGDSACVLPPQGIEKALIAEIAEATRAMAAALNVVGLMNVQYAIRAGRLYVIEVNPRASRTVPFVSKATGIPLAKMATRVMMGMTLEELELGPESVPDHISVKEAVLPFDRFPDVDTLLGPEMKSTGEVMGIDTKFGYAYAKAQLGAGQRMPTEGTVFVSVQDRDKAAVLPISARFHEIGFGILATDGTARFLSAHGVPNTRINKVSEGRPHVVDAVKNGEIQFVINTGAGDKTRQDGYQIRRAAIKFAIPYATTIAGADAMCQGIAALKENRISVKALQDHMMETA, encoded by the coding sequence ATGCCAAAACGAACGGATATCCAGAAAATACTGATCATCGGCGCCGGACCGATCATCATCAGCCAGGCGTGCGAGTTCGACTACTCCGGCACCCAGGCCTGCAAAGCCTTGCGGGAAGAAGGCTACGAGGTCATCCTGGTCAACAGCAATCCGGCGACCATCATGACTGACCCGGAAACGGCACACCGCACCTATATCGAGCCGGTGATCCCCGAGGTTGTCGCCCGAATCATCGAGTATGAACGGCCGGACGCCCTTCTGCCGACATTGGGCGGACAGACCGGGCTCAACACGGCCATCGGCGTGGCCAGGATGGGGGTCCTCGAACGCTATGGCGTGGAGATGATCGGCGCCAGCGTGGACGCCATCAACAAGGCCGAGGACCGGGACCTTTTCCGGAAAGCCATGAACAACATCGGGCTCCGCATCCCCAGAAGCGGCATTGCCAACAGCATGGCCGATGTCCGCGCCATCGTCGAGGAGATCGGATTCCCCATCATCATCCGTCCGGCTTTTACGCTGGGGGGGACCGGCGGCGGGGTGGCCTACAATCCGGAGGAACTGGATTTTTACGCCAAGGCGGGTCTGGATGCCAGCCTCATCAGCCAGGTCATGCTCGAGGAATCGGTCCTGGGCTGGAAGGAATACGAACTGGAGGTCATGCGGGACAAAAACGACAACGTCGTGATCATTTGTTCCATCGAAAATCTGGACCCCATGGGCGTCCACACGGGGGACAGCATCACGGTGGCTCCGATCCAGACCCTGACGGACCGGGAATATCAGATGCTCCGGAACGCCGCTATCGACATCATGCGGGAGATCGGTGTGGATACGGGGGGGTCGAACGTCCAGTTCGCCGTCAATCCCAAAACCGGAGAGATGATCGTGGTCGAGATGAACCCCCGGGTTTCCCGGAGCTCGGCCCTGGCCTCCAAGGCCACCGGCTATCCCATCGCCAAGATAGCGGCCAAGCTGGCCGTGGGCTACACCCTGGACGAACTGCCCAACGACATTACCGGCGGTACCGCGGCTTCCTTCGAGCCCACCCTCGATTACTGCGTGGTGAAGATTCCCCGGTGGACCTTCGAGAAATTTCCCGAGACCCGTGACTATCTCACGACGGCCATGAAGTCGGTGGGTGAGACCATGTCCATCGGGCGAAACTTCAGGGAGGCCTTTCAAAAAGCCGTCCGTTCCCTGGAAATCGGACGACAGGGTCTGGGGGCCGACGGGAAGGATGTCGTGGATCTGGAGGGGCGCTTTCCCACTCGCGAGGCGATCGAAAAAAACCTCGCCACCCCCAACTCCCAGCGGCTCTTCTATCTGCGATACGCTTTTCTGTGCGGCCTGTCCGTCGAGGATATTCAACGGCTGACCGGCATCGACCCCTGGTTCCTCCATCAGATCCGCCAGATCGTGGAACTTGAAGAAACCCTTCGGCCGGCAGAGGACGCTCCGGGCGAATACCGTCTCGATCCGTCGCTGCTTCGCAAGGCCAAGTCGTGGGGCTTCTCGGACATCCAGCTGGCATATCTCACCCGGCGGACGGAAAGAGACATCGAACGCGAGCGGAAAGCGGCGGGTATCCGTCCGGTTTACAAGCTGGTTGACACCTGCGCGGCCGAGTTCAAGGCTGCGACGCCCTATTACTATTCCACCTACGAGACGGAGAACGAAGCCCGGGTTTCCGATCGGAAAAAGGTCGTCATCCTGGGCGGGGGCCCCAACCGAATCGGCCAGGGGATCGAATTCGACTACTGCTGCGTGCACGCCTCCTTTGCCCTTCGGGAGATGGGGGTCGAGAGCATCATGGTCAACAGCAACCCCGAGACCGTCAGCACCGACTACGACACCTCGGACAAGCTCTATTTCGAACCCCTGACCCGTGAGGACGTCCTTCACATCGTCGAGACGGAGAAACCCTTTGGCGTTATCGTCCAGTTCGGCGGACAGACCCCCCTGAACCTGGCCGTGCCGCTGGCCGAGGCCGGTGTGCCCATTCTGGGGACCCAGCCGGCGAGCATCGATCTCGCCGAGGACCGGGAGCTTTTTCAGGCCATGCTGAACCGTCTGGGGTTGAAACAGCCGGCCAACGGCACCGCCGTCAACGTTGCCGAGGCCCGCCGGGTGGCGGCGGAGATCGGTTATCCGGTAATGGTGCGTCCATCGTATGTCCTGGGCGGCAGGGCCATGAAGATCGTCTACACCCCCGAGGAGCTGGAGGACTTTACCCGTCTGGCCATCCTTGCGTCCCCCGGACATCCGATCCTGATCGATAAATTTCTCGAAAATGCGGTGGAGATCGATGTCGATGCATTGTCCGACGGGCGGCGGACCTTCATCGGCGGCATCATGGAGCATATCGAGGCAGCCGGGGTTCATTCCGGAGATTCGGCCTGCGTACTGCCGCCTCAGGGCATTGAAAAGGCGCTGATTGCCGAAATCGCCGAGGCCACCCGGGCCATGGCGGCGGCGCTGAACGTGGTGGGATTGATGAATGTTCAGTACGCCATAAGAGCGGGGAGGCTTTACGTGATCGAGGTCAACCCTCGGGCGTCGAGGACGGTGCCCTTCGTCAGCAAGGCCACGGGCATCCCCCTGGCCAAGATGGCCACCCGGGTGATGATGGGCATGACCCTCGAGGAACTCGAACTGGGCCCTGAATCGGTCCCCGACCATATCTCCGTCAAGGAAGCGGTGCTGCCCTTCGATCGGTTCCCCGACGTGGACACCCTCCTCGGCCCGGAGATGAAATCGACGGGCGAGGTGATGGGCATCGATACCAAATTCGGTTATGCCTACGCCAAGGCCCAGCTTGGGGCCGGTCAGCGGATGCCCACGGAGGGAACGGTCTTTGTCAGCGTTCAGGACCGGGACAAGGCTGCCGTTCTTCCCATATCGGCCCGATTTCACGAGATCGGTTTCGGAATTCTGGCCACCGACGGCACCGCCCGCTTCCTTTCGGCCCACGGGGTCCCCAATACCCGCATCAACAAGGTGTCGGAGGGGCGGCCCCATGTCGTGGATGCCGTCAAGAACGGAGAGATCCAATTCGTCATCAACACGGGCGCCGGAGACAAAACCCGGCAGGACGGATACCAGATCCGCCGGGCGGCCATCAAGTTCGCCATTCCCTACGCCACGACCATTGCCGGCGCCGATGCCATGTGCCAGGGGATTGCGGCCTTGAAGGAGAACCGGATATCCGTCAAGGCGCTTCAGGATCACATGATGGAAACAGCATAA
- a CDS encoding DUF3862 domain-containing protein: MRTNPTARWCLLGAMLMMCLFLISCNKVNRANFERIQEGMSMAEVVEILGEPTDASQIDLSFVAGAAAKWEDEKTGRKISVQFLNGKVKFKQFEDTER; encoded by the coding sequence ATGAGAACGAACCCGACGGCCCGATGGTGCCTCCTGGGGGCAATGCTGATGATGTGCCTTTTTCTGATATCCTGCAACAAGGTCAATCGCGCCAATTTCGAAAGGATTCAGGAGGGCATGAGCATGGCGGAGGTGGTCGAAATCCTTGGAGAACCCACCGACGCTTCCCAGATCGACCTCAGCTTTGTGGCGGGGGCGGCCGCCAAATGGGAGGATGAAAAGACCGGCCGGAAGATCAGTGTGCAATTCCTGAACGGGAAGGTCAAGTTCAAACAGTTCGAGGATACGGAGCGATAA
- the carA gene encoding glutamine-hydrolyzing carbamoyl-phosphate synthase small subunit, whose protein sequence is MDALIALEDGRTFPCASFTGPGETWGELVFNTGMTGYQEILTDPSYRGQIVTMTYPLIGNYGVNPEDVESDRIQVAGFIVREYQAFPSNFRATDTLADYLKSQGIMGIDDLDTRALTRHIRNAGAMRAVISTRDLDPASLVRRARETPSLVGRDLVREVSTRIPYRWVAGERVPIGEDTALDATLWREKGTKFSVVAFDFGIKYNILRCLAAAGFEIVVVPASTGAAAVRAMAPDGIFLSNGPGDPEPVTYAVETIRSLLGYRPLFGICLGQQLLGLALGGRTYKLKFGHRGANQPVKNLDTGRIEITSQNHGFSVDMASLSADEIEVSHVNLNDQTLEGFRHRSYPAFSVQYHPEASPGPHDSRYLFETFSKMMAAA, encoded by the coding sequence ATGGACGCATTGATAGCCCTTGAAGACGGACGGACGTTTCCCTGCGCGTCCTTTACCGGTCCCGGGGAGACCTGGGGCGAGCTGGTATTCAATACGGGGATGACCGGATACCAGGAAATCTTGACCGATCCCTCCTATCGGGGGCAGATCGTGACCATGACCTACCCCCTGATCGGGAATTACGGCGTCAATCCGGAGGATGTGGAATCCGACCGCATCCAGGTGGCCGGATTCATCGTCCGGGAGTACCAGGCCTTTCCGAGCAACTTCCGGGCCACCGACACCTTGGCCGATTACCTGAAATCCCAGGGGATCATGGGCATTGACGATCTCGACACCCGTGCCCTCACCCGGCATATCCGAAACGCCGGCGCCATGCGGGCCGTGATCTCGACCCGGGACCTCGATCCCGCATCCCTGGTCCGCAGGGCGAGGGAGACGCCGAGCCTGGTGGGGCGCGATCTGGTCCGGGAGGTCTCCACCCGGATCCCGTACCGCTGGGTTGCGGGAGAGCGGGTTCCCATCGGGGAGGATACGGCCCTGGATGCGACCTTGTGGCGGGAAAAAGGAACAAAATTCTCCGTGGTCGCCTTTGATTTCGGCATCAAGTACAATATCCTCCGATGCCTTGCCGCAGCAGGCTTCGAGATCGTTGTCGTACCGGCGTCGACCGGTGCGGCGGCCGTCAGGGCCATGGCGCCCGACGGCATCTTTCTCTCCAACGGCCCCGGGGACCCGGAACCGGTGACCTATGCCGTCGAGACGATCCGATCCCTTCTGGGGTATCGTCCCCTGTTCGGCATCTGCCTGGGACAGCAACTCCTGGGGCTTGCCCTGGGCGGGCGCACCTACAAACTCAAGTTCGGTCACCGGGGCGCCAACCAGCCGGTCAAGAACCTGGATACCGGGCGAATCGAGATCACTTCCCAGAACCACGGCTTTTCCGTCGATATGGCAAGCCTGAGCGCAGACGAAATCGAGGTCAGCCACGTAAACCTGAACGACCAGACCCTGGAAGGCTTTCGTCATCGGTCCTACCCGGCGTTTTCGGTGCAGTATCATCCCGAGGCGTCGCCGGGCCCACACGATTCGCGTTATCTGTTTGAAACCTTTTCGAAGATGATGGCCGCGGCATGA
- a CDS encoding poly(R)-hydroxyalkanoic acid synthase subunit PhaE, whose amino-acid sequence MTPTEHWRACMDGRSKDSTNSEPLAGEWMKQFTAFWETMTQAGAGTFMPNGMPGKAQQEKLRKHWETGGKIFQAMTAFLNKPETLEGMLKGLDAAPDLLSQLVRQSWEGYFDLQRQWLERAAKMGSETRAYSFEDIDQDTFKFVRELYEKEFRKFLQIPQLGLTRFHQERFNEMIDCHNLFQTAIAEFIYIFYVPIEKTTAVMQEKLEAMAEAGELHDDFRTYYNMWIKTLEGHYMTLLKSPEYTQVMDNTIAALVKYKTAREDFVCDMLHNLPIPTHRDMDALYKDFYVLKKKVRELSRKLDNRLSEEPALESE is encoded by the coding sequence ATAACCCCAACAGAACACTGGAGAGCATGCATGGATGGACGCAGCAAGGATTCGACAAACAGCGAGCCCCTCGCGGGGGAGTGGATGAAGCAGTTTACAGCCTTCTGGGAGACCATGACCCAGGCCGGCGCCGGGACGTTTATGCCAAACGGCATGCCCGGAAAGGCCCAACAGGAAAAGCTCCGAAAACATTGGGAGACCGGGGGGAAAATATTTCAGGCAATGACGGCGTTTCTGAATAAACCCGAAACCCTGGAGGGCATGTTGAAAGGGCTCGACGCAGCCCCCGATCTGTTGTCCCAATTGGTCCGCCAGTCCTGGGAAGGGTATTTCGACTTGCAGCGGCAGTGGCTCGAACGGGCCGCGAAGATGGGCAGCGAGACCCGGGCCTACAGCTTCGAAGACATCGATCAGGACACCTTCAAATTCGTTCGGGAGCTGTATGAAAAGGAATTTCGGAAATTTCTACAGATCCCTCAACTCGGTTTGACCCGTTTCCACCAGGAAAGATTCAACGAGATGATCGATTGTCACAATCTGTTTCAGACGGCGATCGCCGAGTTCATCTACATTTTTTATGTTCCCATCGAAAAAACGACGGCTGTCATGCAGGAGAAACTGGAGGCCATGGCCGAAGCGGGAGAACTCCATGACGATTTCAGGACCTACTACAACATGTGGATCAAAACCCTCGAGGGGCACTACATGACCTTACTTAAATCCCCTGAATATACCCAGGTCATGGACAACACCATCGCCGCGCTCGTCAAGTACAAGACGGCCCGGGAAGATTTTGTCTGCGACATGCTCCACAATCTGCCCATTCCCACCCACCGGGATATGGATGCCCTCTACAAGGATTTTTATGTGCTGAAGAAAAAGGTCAGAGAACTTTCCAGAAAGTTGGACAACCGCCTGTCTGAAGAGCCGGCCTTGGAAAGCGAATAA
- a CDS encoding radical SAM protein has protein sequence MKRTVAFSRDAVNVFFHILTACNLRCRHCYINPEQHGRNRLPSEVIGTWLSAFSEKAESANVIFLGGEPTLHPELPTVVRKARSLGYQSVTIDTNGYLFHDILDRVTPNEVDFFSFSLDGATRKTNDGIRGEGVYDVCTSGIRRARQRGFNVSLIYTVSAANIHELERMAPLLEDLGIDRFFIQVIGIRGKSAASPDGVLQVSRETWLSVVPAVAERVAERGITVTYPKVFLAPDDPFECAGLCAENYFIFPNGRVYRCPICEDFPYHSLVFENDRLTPMPRLNEADFFQLRIPEGCVMNRLVQPDNLAYDADGRPLYQVACCMLKEEIRKG, from the coding sequence ATGAAACGCACCGTCGCCTTTTCCCGGGATGCCGTCAACGTCTTCTTCCATATCCTGACGGCATGCAATCTCAGGTGCCGGCACTGTTACATCAATCCGGAGCAGCACGGACGGAACCGCCTGCCTTCGGAGGTTATCGGCACATGGCTGTCAGCCTTTTCGGAAAAAGCCGAATCGGCGAACGTGATCTTCCTGGGGGGAGAGCCGACGCTCCATCCCGAGCTTCCGACCGTGGTTCGCAAGGCCAGATCCCTGGGATACCAGTCGGTGACTATCGACACCAACGGTTATCTTTTCCATGACATCCTCGACCGGGTGACCCCAAACGAGGTCGATTTCTTCAGCTTCAGCCTGGACGGCGCCACCCGCAAGACGAATGACGGCATCCGGGGGGAGGGCGTGTACGATGTCTGTACGTCGGGGATCCGGAGGGCCAGGCAGCGGGGTTTCAACGTAAGTCTCATCTACACCGTAAGCGCCGCCAACATTCATGAACTGGAACGGATGGCACCGCTGCTGGAAGATCTGGGCATCGACCGCTTCTTTATCCAGGTGATCGGCATCCGGGGAAAATCCGCAGCAAGCCCGGACGGTGTCCTTCAAGTGTCGCGGGAGACATGGCTCAGTGTGGTGCCGGCGGTTGCGGAGCGTGTGGCCGAACGGGGCATCACCGTTACCTATCCCAAGGTCTTTCTGGCGCCGGACGATCCCTTTGAATGTGCCGGGCTCTGCGCGGAAAATTATTTCATTTTCCCCAACGGCAGGGTCTACCGGTGTCCCATATGCGAGGACTTCCCCTACCACTCCCTGGTGTTCGAAAACGACCGGCTGACGCCGATGCCCCGGTTGAACGAGGCTGATTTTTTTCAACTGAGAATCCCCGAAGGGTGTGTGATGAACCGGCTGGTTCAACCGGACAATCTTGCTTATGACGCGGACGGCAGACCCCTCTATCAGGTGGCCTGCTGTATGCTCAAGGAGGAAATTCGGAAGGGATGA
- the purF gene encoding amidophosphoribosyltransferase — translation MIDEKPRESCGLFGIHNHPEAAKLSYFGLYALQHRGQESAGIAVVMDNTIASHKGMGLVSDVFRNTHFEELNGVTAVGHVRYSTTGSSILSNAQPFVVHHRNKSYAVAHNGNLVNAHSLKRELEESGSIFQTTMDSEAFLHFLVSNLKYGFEQALIYTVSRLKGAFSFILMTSQGELVGIKDPNGFRPLCLGKLNGSYVLASESCALDLVQAEFIRELDPGEIVIIRENGIKSLRTPTPRTSHFCIFEFIYFARPDSTISGLNVYQVRKAHGRRLAREAPVNADLVMPFPDSGTYAALGYSEESGIPFEMGMIRNHYVGRTFIQPTQSMRDFGVRVKLNPVKELLKGKDIIIIEDSIIRGTTVRTRVRALREIGVKRIHMRVSGPPHRFPCHYGIDFSTKGELIAASKPVQELSDFLGLDSLHYLSLRGLLESTGIDNPEDYFCKACFDGCYPVHFDEDLSKSCLEIR, via the coding sequence ATGATAGATGAAAAACCGCGTGAATCATGTGGCCTTTTTGGCATTCATAACCACCCGGAAGCGGCCAAGCTGAGCTATTTCGGGCTTTATGCCCTTCAACACCGGGGGCAGGAGAGTGCCGGCATCGCCGTGGTCATGGACAACACCATCGCCTCCCACAAAGGGATGGGGCTGGTGTCGGACGTCTTCAGAAACACCCATTTCGAGGAACTGAACGGGGTGACGGCCGTGGGACACGTCCGTTATTCCACCACCGGCAGTTCCATCCTCTCCAACGCCCAGCCGTTTGTCGTACACCACCGGAACAAGTCCTACGCGGTGGCCCACAACGGCAACCTGGTCAACGCCCACAGCCTGAAGCGGGAGCTGGAGGAGTCCGGTTCCATCTTCCAGACCACCATGGACAGCGAGGCCTTTCTTCATTTCCTGGTGAGCAACCTCAAATACGGCTTCGAACAGGCCCTGATTTACACGGTTTCCCGATTGAAGGGGGCCTTTTCGTTCATCCTGATGACCAGCCAGGGAGAACTGGTGGGCATCAAGGACCCCAACGGCTTCCGGCCGCTCTGTCTCGGCAAGCTGAACGGGAGCTATGTCCTCGCGTCGGAGTCGTGCGCCCTGGATCTGGTCCAGGCGGAGTTCATCCGGGAGCTCGATCCCGGCGAGATCGTCATCATCCGCGAAAACGGCATCAAGAGTCTGAGGACGCCCACCCCCAGGACCAGCCATTTCTGCATCTTTGAGTTCATCTATTTCGCGAGGCCCGACAGCACCATCTCCGGCTTGAACGTCTATCAGGTGCGAAAGGCCCACGGCCGCCGTCTGGCCAGGGAGGCCCCCGTGAATGCGGACCTGGTCATGCCGTTTCCCGATTCGGGAACCTATGCCGCCCTGGGCTACTCCGAGGAGTCGGGCATTCCCTTCGAGATGGGGATGATCCGCAATCATTACGTGGGGCGGACATTCATCCAGCCAACCCAGAGTATGCGCGATTTCGGCGTTCGGGTGAAGCTCAATCCGGTCAAGGAACTGCTGAAGGGGAAGGACATCATCATCATCGAGGATTCCATCATCCGCGGCACCACGGTTCGGACCCGGGTCCGGGCGCTCCGGGAGATCGGGGTCAAGCGGATCCACATGCGCGTCAGCGGCCCCCCGCACCGGTTCCCTTGTCATTACGGCATCGACTTCTCCACCAAGGGCGAGCTGATCGCCGCCAGCAAGCCGGTTCAGGAACTCAGCGACTTTCTGGGGCTGGACAGCCTTCATTATCTGAGCTTGCGCGGCCTTCTGGAATCCACGGGCATCGATAATCCCGAAGACTATTTCTGCAAGGCCTGCTTTGACGGGTGCTACCCGGTCCATTTCGACGAGGATCTCTCCAAGAGCTGCCTCGAGATTCGATGA
- the phaC gene encoding class III poly(R)-hydroxyalkanoic acid synthase subunit PhaC, protein MSQPKIAVDLILKKLTESTEQVKTRAQKASEVLLGPLETDLAVTPYEVVYEEDRVKLKHYTPEKVTHKIPLLVVYALINRETMLDLQPGRSVVRTFLDKGIEVYMIDWGYPTRKDRYLTIDDHVNGYMDAVVDVIRQRHDLPRINLMGICMGGAFSVMYSALHPEKIRNLVTTVTPTHFDIDTGLLHIWMRRTRALEMGDLYGNMPGDLMNLGFLLLNPARLILDKYVGFLENMDKRDFVENFVRMEKWIFDSPDVPAATFRQFIEDCYQKNLLIQSRMELGGRRVDLKRITMPLLNIYGKFDHLVPPEACERLTRAVGSEDTEDLCLNTGHIGIYVSARYQAEFAPKIAAWLKAREGDGKKAVRRKPAEASPREKRKTASTGRKASITAASSRPAARKTRERAASDKKNTSGPAKAAVSDEIRIPHGDTSPKATVIARVRKKEA, encoded by the coding sequence ATGAGCCAGCCGAAAATCGCCGTCGATTTGATCCTGAAGAAGCTGACGGAGAGCACCGAACAGGTCAAGACCCGGGCTCAGAAGGCCTCCGAGGTGCTTCTGGGACCTCTTGAAACCGATCTGGCCGTCACCCCCTACGAGGTGGTGTACGAGGAGGACCGGGTGAAGCTGAAGCATTACACGCCCGAGAAGGTCACCCACAAGATCCCCCTTCTGGTGGTGTACGCCCTTATCAATCGGGAGACGATGCTGGACCTCCAGCCGGGCCGGAGCGTGGTCCGGACCTTCCTCGACAAGGGGATCGAGGTCTACATGATCGACTGGGGCTACCCCACCCGCAAGGATCGCTACCTCACCATCGACGACCACGTGAACGGCTACATGGACGCCGTGGTCGACGTGATCCGCCAACGGCACGACCTTCCCCGAATCAACCTCATGGGCATCTGCATGGGCGGCGCCTTTTCCGTGATGTACTCGGCCCTCCACCCGGAAAAGATCAGGAACCTCGTCACCACCGTCACCCCCACCCATTTCGACATCGACACCGGGCTCCTCCACATCTGGATGCGGCGCACCCGGGCCCTCGAGATGGGCGACCTCTACGGCAACATGCCGGGCGATCTCATGAACCTGGGGTTTCTGCTGCTCAATCCCGCCCGTCTCATCCTCGACAAGTACGTCGGCTTTCTGGAGAACATGGACAAGCGGGACTTTGTCGAAAACTTCGTCCGCATGGAGAAATGGATCTTCGACAGCCCCGACGTCCCCGCGGCCACCTTCCGGCAGTTCATCGAGGACTGCTATCAAAAGAATCTCCTGATCCAGAGCCGGATGGAACTGGGCGGGCGCCGGGTGGATCTCAAACGGATCACCATGCCGCTTCTCAACATCTACGGGAAGTTCGATCACCTGGTGCCGCCGGAGGCTTGCGAGCGCCTGACCCGCGCGGTGGGGAGCGAGGACACCGAGGACCTGTGCCTCAACACGGGCCACATCGGCATCTATGTCAGCGCCAGGTATCAGGCCGAGTTCGCCCCCAAGATCGCGGCATGGCTCAAGGCCCGGGAAGGCGACGGGAAAAAGGCCGTACGGCGGAAACCCGCCGAGGCTTCGCCCAGAGAGAAACGGAAAACGGCGTCAACGGGCAGGAAGGCCTCCATAACGGCCGCGTCCAGCCGACCTGCCGCACGAAAAACCCGGGAAAGGGCCGCTTCGGACAAGAAAAACACCTCGGGCCCGGCGAAGGCGGCGGTGTCCGATGAAATACGCATACCTCACGGAGATACATCGCCCAAGGCAACCGTGATCGCGCGCGTCCGAAAAAAAGAAGCCTGA
- a CDS encoding 1,4-dihydroxy-6-naphthoate synthase, with amino-acid sequence MTRTLSLGYSTCPNDTFLFHALAHGKIDCRGLAFEIRLADVEQLNRYAEVGRLDVTKLSFAAIGHLRERYALLESGAALGRGCGPLVVAKPGFDLSRLGRAPIAVPGMRTTAAMLLGLYLSGTAACIPMNFDRIMPAVSRGEYEAGVIIHEGRFTFQDYGLVQLVDLGRWWEAETGLPIPLGGIAVRRDLGPDIARRVEAAIRDSVAYAFDHPEESSAYVRAHAREMAPDVIRQHIALYVNPFTLDLGEDGLAAVDALFRRGEAVGLLPAIPGRAED; translated from the coding sequence ATGACCCGAACCCTCTCACTGGGGTATTCGACCTGTCCCAATGATACCTTTCTTTTTCACGCTCTTGCCCACGGCAAAATCGATTGCCGCGGCCTGGCGTTCGAGATTCGTCTCGCGGACGTGGAGCAGCTGAACCGGTACGCCGAGGTCGGCCGGCTGGACGTGACCAAGCTCTCCTTTGCGGCCATCGGCCATCTGCGCGAGCGTTACGCCCTCCTCGAGAGCGGTGCGGCCCTGGGGAGGGGTTGCGGTCCTCTCGTCGTCGCGAAACCGGGCTTTGACCTGTCACGACTGGGCCGGGCCCCCATCGCCGTCCCCGGCATGCGGACCACTGCGGCCATGCTTCTGGGACTCTATCTTTCCGGAACGGCGGCGTGCATCCCCATGAATTTTGACCGGATCATGCCGGCGGTCTCCCGGGGGGAATACGAGGCGGGCGTCATCATCCATGAAGGCCGTTTCACGTTCCAGGATTACGGCCTTGTCCAACTGGTGGATCTGGGGCGGTGGTGGGAGGCGGAGACCGGACTGCCCATTCCCCTGGGCGGCATCGCCGTGCGCCGGGACCTGGGTCCGGACATCGCGCGACGCGTCGAGGCGGCCATCCGGGACAGCGTCGCCTACGCCTTTGACCACCCCGAGGAATCCAGCGCTTATGTTCGTGCCCATGCCCGGGAGATGGCGCCGGATGTGATCCGGCAACACATTGCGCTTTATGTCAACCCGTTCACCCTTGATCTGGGGGAGGACGGGCTTGCCGCTGTCGACGCGCTTTTCCGGCGGGGAGAGGCCGTCGGGTTGCTGCCTGCCATCCCGGGCCGGGCTGAAGACTGA